A window of Castanea sativa cultivar Marrone di Chiusa Pesio chromosome 1, ASM4071231v1 contains these coding sequences:
- the LOC142609220 gene encoding asparagine--tRNA ligase, cytoplasmic 1-like, translated as MAEDSTALPTQLAAATLNDVASSSAVESLKAEFSDRVPIRSIISRPDGGAGLAGQRVRVGGWVKTGRKADKDAFAFLELNDGSSPGNLQVIVDAAVADLSPLVPTGTCVSVDGVLKLPPAGTRQKVELRVEKVIHVGQVDPAKYPLPKTRLTLEFLRDFVHLRSRTNTISAVARIRNALAYATHTFFQKHGFLYVHTPIITTSDCEGAGEMFQVTTLISEADRLERDLINNPPPSAADIEAAQLVVKEKGDIVAQRKSAKADKKEINASVSELKIAKENLAKLEERSKLKPGIPKKDGKIDYTHDFFARQAFLTVSGQLQVESYACALSSVYTFGPTFRAENSHTSRHLAEFWMVEPEIAFAELKDDMNCAEAYVRFLCQWLLDNCLDDMEFMADKFDKTCIERLRMVSSTPFKRISYTEAVELLEEAVKNGKKFENSVKWGIDLASEHERYLTEVKFQKPVIVYNYPKDIKAFYMKVNDDCKTVAAMDVLVPKVGELIGGSQREERYEVIQQRIQEMGLPLEPYEWYLDLRRYGTVKHSGFGLGFERMLLFATGIENIRDVIPFPRYPGRADL; from the exons ATGGCAGAGGACTCGACAGCACTACCGACCCAACTCGCCGCCGCAACGCTAAACGACGTCGCGTCATCGTCCGCCGTAGAATCCCTGAAGGCCGAGTTCTCTGACCGAGTCCCGATCCGATCCATCATATCCAGACCCGACGGTGGCGCCGGGCTCGCGGGGCAGCGGGTCCGGGTCGGAGGATGGGTGAAGACGGGTCGTAAGGCGGACAAGGACGCCTTCGCGTTCTTGGAGCTAAACGACGGGTCGAGTCCCGGGAATCTACAGGTCATCGTGGACGCTGCCGTAGCGGATCTTAGCCCGCTCGTGCCGACCGGCACTTGCGTCTCCGTCGACGGCGTTCTGAAACTTCCTCCGGCTGGGACCAGGCAGAAAGTTGAGCTTCGGGTCGAGAAGGTGATCCATGTGGGTCAAGTTGACCCGGCTAAGTACCCATTGCCTAAGACCAGGCTCACCCTTGAGTTTCTCAGGGATTTCGTTCACCTTCGCTCCAGAACCAACACG ATATCTGCAGTTGCTAGAATCCGCAATGCCCTTGCATATGCAACACATACATTCTTTCAGAAGCATGGCTTCCTTTACGTTCACACTCCAATTATCACCACTAGTGATTGTGAGGGTGCTGGTGAAATGTTTCAAGTTACAACTCTGATTAGTGAAGCTGATAGGTTGGAGAGGGACTTGATCAACAATCCTCCTCCATCAGCAGCTGATATAGAAGCTGCTCAGCTTGTTGTCAAGGAGAAAGGAGATATTGTTGCTCAACGGAAATCTGCCAAAGCagataagaaagaaattaatgcTTCTGTGTCTGAACTAAAAATAGCAAAAGAGAATCTGGCAAAGCTGGAGGAGAGATCAAAGCTTAAACCTGGTATTCCCAAAAAGGATGGGAAGATTGACTATACCCATGATTTCTTTGCCCGTCAAGCATTTTTGACCGTCTCTGGCCAATTACAAGTTGAATCTTATGCCTGTGCTCTTAGTAGTGTCTATACATTTGGACCAACTTTTAGAGCTGAAAACTCTCACACTTCCAGGCATTTGGCTGAGTTCTGGATGGTGGAGCCTGAAATAGCATTTGCAGAACTTAAG GATGATATGAACTGTGCGGAGGCATATGTGAGATTCCTGTGTCAGTGGTTACTTGATAACTGCCTTGATGATATGGAGTTTATGGCTGATAAGTTTGATAAAACTTGCATTGAGCGCCTAAGAATGGTATCTTCCACCCCTTTTAAGCGGATTTCATATACAGAAGCTGTTGAACTTCTAGAAGAGGCTGTGAAAAATGGCAAGAAGTTTGAGAATAGTGTTAAATGGGGGATTGATTTAGCATCTGAACACGAAAG ATACTTGACAGAGGTGAAATTTCAGAAGCCTGTCATTGTCTATAATTACCCAAAAGATATCAAGGCATTCTACATGAAAGTGAATGATGACTGTAAGACAGTTGCTGCTATGGATGTCCTTGTACcaaag GTGGGTGAGTTAATTGGAGGAAGCCAAAGGGAGGAGCGTTATGAAGTTATTCAGCAGAG AATACAAGAGATGGGGTTGCCTCTTGAGCCATATGAGTGGTACCTTGATCTGCGGCGTTATGGAACAGTAAAACATAGTGGTTTTGGTCTTGGTTTTGAACGCATGCTTCTTTTTGCCACTGGCATTGAGAATATCCGAGACGTTATTCCTTTCCCTAGATATCCTGGGAGAGCAGACCTTTGA